CGCCGCTGGTGGGCGCTGGGGGCACTCGGGCTCAGCGTCCTGGTGCTCGGCTTCGACGGCACCATCCTGAATGTCGCGCTGCCCGACATGTCCGTCGAACTGCACGCCGGCACCAGCCAGTTGCAGTGGATAGTGGACGCCTACCTGGTCGTCTTCGCGGCCGCCATGCTCCCGGCCGGACTGCTCGGCGACCGCTTCGGCCGACGGCGGCTGCTCATCGCCGGACTGACCCTCTTCGGCGCGGCCTCGCTGGTCGGCACCCTCACCGACTCCGCCAACACCCTGATCGCCGTCCGCACGGTGATGGGCCTCGGCGGGGCGTTCATCATGCCGCTCGGGATGTCGATCATCCCCAGCCTCTTCCCGGCCGGCGAGCGAGCCAGGGCCGTCGCCGTGATGACCGCCGGGATGGCCGTCGGCATGCCGCTCGGACCGATACTGGGCGGCCTGCTGCTCAGCCACTTCTGGTGGGGCTCGATCTTCCTGATCAATGTCCCGCTGATCGTCATCAGCATCATCGCCTGCCTGGTCCTGGTCCCCGAGTCGCGCAATCCGGCCGTCCCCCGGGTGGACCTGCTCAGCGCCGTGCTCGGGGTCGGCGGCCTCGCCGCGCTCACCTTCGGCATCATCCAGGGGCCCACGGACGGCTGGGGCAGCCCGCTGGTCGTGGGCGTCCTGGTGGCCTCGGTGCTGCTGCTGGCCGGCCTGGTGCTGCGCGAACGCACCCAGTCGGACCCGATGCTGGACTTCCGACTGCTGCGCGACCCGGTCTACCGGTGGAACACCCTCGCCACCGTGCTGGTCTCGTTCGTGCTGATGGGCGCCCTGTTCGTGCTCCCGCAGTACCTCCAGTCGGTGCTGGGGAACAGCGCCCTGGGCACCGGGGTGCGGCTGATGCCGCTGATGGCCGGGCTGCTGGTGGCCGCCAGGCTGGCCGAGCGGCTGGTCGCCAGGATCGCCGTGCGCGGGGTGGTCAGCGCCGGACTGCTGCTGGTCTCCGTCGCCATGTTCCTGGGCAGCCGCACCACCGTCGGCGACGGCTACGGCTGGACCGCGCTGTGGCTGAGCGTGCTCGGCCTCGGCATGGGCTTCGCCATGGTCCCGGCGATGGGTGCGGCCATGGCCGTGCTGCCGGAGGACCGGGCCGGCGTGGGCTCCGGACTGCTGCAGACCCTCCGCCAGTGCGCCGGCGCCATCGGTGTCGCCCTGCTCGGCAGCATGCTGCTGGGGATCTACACCGGACGGCTCGACACCACCGGGCTGCCGTCCGCCGCCGCCCACACCGCACGGGGCTCGGTCTCCGCCGCCCAGGCCGTGTCCGTCCGGCTGCACGACGGCGCGCTGGCGGTCTCCGCCCACGGCGCCTTCGTCCACGGGATGAACGCCGTGCTGCTGGTCTGCGGCATCGCCGCCGCGCTGTCGGCGCTGCTGATAGCCCTCCGGATGCCCGGGGCCCTCGCGTCCGACACCGACCGTCCGTGACAATCAGTGCCATGACCTCCGCACCACTGCACGACTCCGCAGGCATCGAAGAACTGCTCGGCGCCTCCCTCGGACTGCGTGAACGCAAGAAGCTGAAGACCCGCCGCGCGATCCGCGCGGCGGCCTTCCGCCGTTTCGCCGAGCAGGGGTACGAGGCCACCACCATCGACCAGATCGCGGGCGACGCCGACATCTCCCCCAGCACGTTCTTCAGGTACTTCCCCACCAAGGAGGACCTGGTCATCCGCGACGACTACGACCCGCTGCTGGAGTCCGCGCTGCGCGCCCGCCCGGCGAACGAGTCGCTGGTGGAGTCGATCCGCCACGCCATGATGGAGCCGCTGCGCGAGATCATCGCCGTCGACCACGACGACATGCTGACGCGGATGCGGATACTGATCGACAACCCGGTCGTCAACGCCCGCAACCAGGCCGAGATGCACCGCACCCGGGACATGCTGCTGAACGTCTTCTGCGAGCGCAACGGGCGCTCTCCGGAGGACCTGGAGCTCCGGGTCCAGATCGCGGCCTTCCTGGCCGCCACTTTCGAGACCATCCTCTACTGGGCCCAGCGCGACGGCCAGGACGACATCGTCACCCTGCTCGAACAGGCCCTGGATGCGGTCGCCAAGGGCTTCAACCACTGACCTCGGCCGCCTGCCGTTCCGTCAGGGCTGGAGCAGCCCCACCAGGACCCGGCGGATGATCCGGTCGAACTGCGACTCCGCCGCAGCCACGTCCGAGCCGGTCCCGACGGCCTGAGTCTGGGTCCGGGCTTGTGCCCGTGCCTGGGCCTGGGACTGGGCCTGGGCCTGGGCTTGTGCCCGTGCCTGGGACTGGGCCTGGGCCTGGGCTTGTGCCCGTGCCTGGGACTGGGCCTGGGCCTGGGCTTGTGCCTGCGCCTGCGCCTGCGCGGCCATCGCCGCCGCCAGCTGCGGGTGCCCGCCCCCCAGCGCGACCTGGGCCAGGTACTCCGCCTGGGTCTGCTGCCACTGCGGCACGCTCCGCCCGACGGAGCGCTGCGCCACCTCCATCCGCGCCAACTGCTGGACCAAGCCGCCGAGCACGCCGATCGCCTCGAACTTGACCCGGTTGTCCAGGTCGAGACCGGCCAGCGCGGCCAGCGCCCGCTCCAGGTAGTCGACGGCCCGGGGGCCGATCGGCTGGTGCGAGGCGACCGCCTCCAGCAGCCACGGGTGCCGCAGGTAGACGCCGTGACTTTCCCGGGCCAGCACCAGCAGGTCGCCCAGCCAGTCCCCGCCCGCGTCCCCGTCCCCTTCTCCGCCCCCGCCGCCGCCCCCGAGTCCGACGTAGCTGATCTCGCCGTTGACCTCGTCGGCCATCAGCTCGATCAGTTCGTCCCGGGTCTGGACGTACCGGTAGAGCGAGGCCGGCCCTGTCCCCAGGGTCACCGCGACCGCGCGCATGGTGACCGCCGCCAGCCCCTCCGCATCGGCCAGTGCGACTGCGGCCGCCGCGATCCGGCTGCGGCTGTACTCGGGAGCCGGGCCGCGTCCGGCGCGTTGCGGGCGCAGCCAGATGCTGCCGCCGGCCGGCCCCGTCGAAGTGACCTCACCCATCCGGCCCACACCTCTCTCCGCTCTCCCCTTGAATCTGCGAACGCCGTATGCAGTATAGTCAACAGCAGCTACTGCGAACATGAATCGCAGTTAGGCCCGCCATGGGCCCGTGGGAGAGGAAGCGTGGTCGACATGCGCGACGTCCGGTCAGTCCCGCAACCCCGGCAGCGTTGCTGGGCCCCCACCCGCCATGCCCGGCACGACGACGTGGAGATCGCCTACGACCGGCTGGAGGGCTCGCGCGGCGAGCCCCTGCTACTGGTGATGGGCCTGGCCACGTCCAGGTTCTGGTGGCCCGACGGCCTGTGCGCGGCCTTCGCCGAGGCCGGCTTCGAGGTCGCCCGCTACGACCAGCGCGACGCCGGCCAGTCCACCCGGATGCCCGACACCAGTACCGGCAACCCCTTCAAGGCGCTGTTCGGAAAGCGCGGCGAGGCCTACACCTCCGAGGACATGACCGACGACGCGATCGCCGTCCTGGACGCCCTCGGCTGGCAGCGGGCCCACGTCTTCGGCCACTCCCTGGGCGGGCTGATCGCCCAGCGGCTCGCGCTGCGACACCCCGACCGGATCCTCAGCATCACCTCCTCGGGCGCGCTGCCCAGCGACGTCGCCGGGCTCCGGGTCCTGCGGCACCTGCGCTTCGGGCTGCTGGCCAAGCTCGCCCGGACCAAGTTCCCCCAGGGTAGGGAGGGCGACATCGCGGCCGGGATGGCCGTCCGGCGCGGCATCGCCTCCCCCGGCTACCCCTTCGACGAGGCGGCGGCCCTGGCCTGGATCGAGGCCGAGGCCGACACCGGCCCGCGCGACGCCAAGGCGCAGAGCCGACAGGTCGGCGCCCAGTGGCACGGCCCCGCGCTCGCGGAGCTGCGCCGGCCGACGCTCGTCCTGCACGGCGAGCAGGACCCGATCCTGCGGGTCAGCGCCGGGCGCGCCACCGCCCGGAGCGTCCCCGGCGCCCGGCTGGTCACCTTCCCCGGCGTCGGCCACGACCTCCCCGAGCCACTGTGGCCGAGGATCGCCCGCGAGGTCCGGGACAACGCGACCGCCGGCGAGCTCAGCTGAGCTCAGGTCAGCAGAGCCCGGATCGGCTCAGCCTCGCCGTCAGCTCAACCGCGCCGTCAGCTCAGCCTCGCCGTCAGCTCAACCTCGCCGACAACTCAGCCGGATCCGTGACCGGCGCGTCGCAGCTGAAGTGGCGGCAGACATAGGCCGCCGGCCGCCCGCCGACCAGCGGACGGTCGGCCAGCAGCGGCACGGAGCCGTCCGGGCCCACGCCTCCGGGCTCGCCCACCGCGACCACCGCGCCCGGCGCGGTGGCGTGCAGCGCGGCCCGGCGCAGCGCGGCGGTCGCCGGGTCGCCGTCGGGACCGACGATCGCGATCTCGCGCGGACCGTCCACCCAGGCCTCGGCCACGGCCAGGCCCCAGCCGATGAAGCGCGGTACCCGCCCACCCAGCGCGGTGACGACGCCCAACGCCCGCTCCGCCGCCGTGCGGTGCCGGGCCGACCCGGTCAGCGCGGCATAGCCGAGCAGTGCACCGGCGGCAGCCGTCCACCCGGAGGGCGCGGCGTTGTCGGTGGGATCCTGCGGCCGTCGGATCAGCTGCTCGGCGTCGTCGGCAGTGTCGTGGAAGGACCCTGACTCGGGCTCGGCGAAGTGGTCGAGCACAGTGTCCAGCAGCCTCCCGGCCGCGGTGAGCCACCGCGCGTCGCCGGTGCACGAGTAGAGCGCGAGCAGGCCCTCGGCGGTGTCGGCGTAGTCCTCCAGCACCCCGGCGTTGGACCCCGCCCGTCCGTCCCGCGAAGTGCGCAGCAGCCGTCCCCCCTCCGTCAGGTGAACGGTCGTCAGCAGTTCGGCGGCGGCTACGGCCGCCTCGACGTACTCGGGCCGGTCGAGCAGCGCGCCGGTCTCGGCCAGCGCCGCGACCGCGAGCCCGTTCCAGGCCGCGACCACCTTGTCGTCCCTGGCCGGACGCGGCCGCAGCTCGCGGGCGGCGCGCAGACGGGCCCGAACGCTCTCGTACCAGTCCGGATCCTCGGCGTCCTCGGGCAGTTGCAGCACCGACATGCCGTCCTCGAAGCTGCCCAGCGCCGTCACCGCGAACAGCGATGCCGCCCGCGCCCCGTCCTCGGGCCCGAGCACCCCCGCGAGCTGGGCGGGCGTCCAGGCATAGAAGACGCCCTCGTGGTTGTGCCCGTCCGGGCCGGGGCTGTCGGCGTCCAGCGCGGAGGCGAATCCGCCCTCCGGCGTGCGGAGTTCGGCGAGCAGGAAGTCGGCGGTCTCCACCGCGACCCGACGGGCGAGCGAGGAGCCGGTCGCCCGCCAGAGGTGCAGATACACCCGCAGCAGCAGCGCGTTGTCGTAGAGCATCTTCTCGAAGTGCGGAACGACCCAGTCGGCGTCGACGGAGTAGCGGGCGAAGCCCCCGGCCAACTGGTCGTAGATCCCACCGCGCGCCATCGCCGCACAGGTGTCCCCCGCCATCCGCAGAGCGGCCTCCGAGCCGGTCGCGGCGTGGTGCCGCAGCAGGAACTCCAGCACCATCGACGGCGGGAACTTGGGCGCCCCACCGAAGCCGCCGCGCTCCGCGTCGTACTCACGCGCCAGCACGACCACCGCCTCGTGCAGGTCCGCCTCCGTCGGTGGCCGCTTGCCCGCCGCGCCGTAGACATCGCCCCGCGACGCCAGATCAGCCGTGATCCGCCCGGCCACCTCGGCGACCTCACCCCGCCGCTCCCGCCAAGCGGCGTCCACCCCCTCCAGCACCTGCCGGAACGAGGCCAGCCCGTGCCGGGGCTCGGGCGGAAAGTAGGTGCCGAAGTAGAACGGCTCGCCCGCGGGCGTGAGGAACACGGTCATCGGCCACCCGCCCTGCCCGGTAGCCGCCTGCACCGCCTCCATGTAGACGGCGTCGACGTCCGGCCGCTCCTCCCGGTCCACCTTGACCGGCAGGAAGCGCTCGTTCAGGTAGGCCGCCAACTCCGGATCCTCGAACGATTCATGAGCCATCACATGGCACCAGTAAATTAGTAGAAGCATAAGTGACAGGACGCATAGCCCACACTCAAGAGGATGGGCACGTCCCGTCGCTTCGCTTCATTCATCGCCTCCTCTCCCCATGGCCACCAATCCACTGGGTTGGAGGCGTGCTGGAGTAGGTACGGCGACGTCGCGTCTGCGAGTCGGTTCATACCCGCATCCTCCCACGGTCCCAAGCGTCCAGCCCAGCTTCCGGAAGACTGATGGCGGACCCGTCACCCCCACCTGCCAAAGGCGCTCGCCACGGCCCGGCTTCAAGGCTTTGGCCAACACCATTGCCCAGCATCTGGCCGGGGCCGAGCAGACGGCCGTAGCACCTCCGCTGATGTCACAGCTTGGCGAGCCGAGTGAGCGGTGGCCGAGACGGCGCTGGTCGGTGGAGGAGCCTCCGTGGCGTCAACGCCTGATGTCCAGGCAGGTGAGGTACTCAATGCGGAGCGCATTGACCTCATGGCAGTACATCTTCAGAAAATCGTGAAGGGGCACAAAGTCCCCTCTATAGGTGTTGAGCTGCAAGGCCATGAGAAACTCCGGATCGTTGGACGAGTAGCGGCTCGCCCGCCCATCCTCGACCAGCCAGAGGCCGCGCTCATCCCCTGGGGCTGGGCCCCCCGAGTGGTCACTGGTGATTTCGAGGAACGTGTAGGTCAGCCCGAGCCGGCGGACCAAGTCCAGGTCGCTCACCCAGGTGGCGCCTCCGTACCGGGTCACCATCCAGCTGACAGGATCGCTGTAGACCTCGTGCGCGAAGTGATGGAAGCCAGGTGCACCACCCATGCTGTTTGTGCACAGCCTGCCCTCGACGACGGAGCTACTGCCGTCGGAGAAGCTCGCGACAGCCGTGATGCGTGGTTCCCACCGGGCGAGCTCGTCCGGCCATCCGTAGACGACGGTCTGGATGAGGTCACAGGGGTTGTAGATCCACAGGAAGACGTCGATGTCCCCTGGCTGCTGGGCTACTCGCTCCAGCCAAGCTCGGACGAGCACTTCCCAAACGGGGTTACCCCCGAGGCTGGTCATGGCCTGCTCCACGAAGGAGCGCCATCGGCTCGCGATCCGGCGATTCACGGCCCCGATGAACTTGACGTGCCCGTCCCCCCGGTCATGACCGGCGAGCATCAGCAGCCAGTCGCGTTCCTCGAACGCGCCGTTGTTCACGGCGAACGCCCCCGCGCCCCGATATCCGGTGATGTCCCAATTGGGATTATCGAGCAGAGTGTCCAGCACTCCCGGGTGAGCCGACTCGACACTCACGCAGCGGACGCGAGCGTTGATTTCACAGAGTGCCTCATACTCGGCCGGGTGCTCCGCGGCGTAGCCTTCCGCCTCCGAGGCGTCCGACAGCACACTCCCCCACTCGACAGTGCCGATGCCCAGGTAGAGGCCATAATGCGCGACGACAGTGTCCATGTCGTTGACGCGATCGAAGTCGGCGGCGAGTAGGTGGGGTGCACCGATCTCGGTAGCGACCCGCTGGATGTGCCTCCACCCGCGGTCGCGGTCCTGAGGAGTCGCGTAGAGGTATATGCAGTGCACCGGCGTGACGTACTGTTCCACCGGCGTGGGAAGCAGGCTGACTCGCTCGACGCTGAGTGTTCGGTCCTCATGAACCTGGAGCTCGTAGCCCCGAAGGTCATGGCTCCAGTCACGGGCCATGTTGCTCACTGGCACGAGCAGTTCGCGCCAGTCTGTCGACACGATGAGCGCACGGATGCGGTCCGGGGCGACCTGCTTGTCGCGCTGCAGCAACTCTGCATACTTCGCCACTTCGTGCAACGCCTCACGCGAGGTGGACGTCGAACGCTTCAACTCGATGATCACCCATAGGCCGTGCCGGTCGCGGGCGAGGATGTCGATCTTTCCCCTCGTGTGGAGCGGCCGGTCGCTCAGCGGAAACTCGCGTCGAACGAGAGTCAGTCCTGGTTCGAGGACGTCAAGCTGCTCCGCCAAGAGGTCACGGATCTCATGTTCGGGTAACGCCGTCATGAGCGAAGACAGTAGCGGCATGCACTGACAGGAGATCGGCGGCCGTGGATCAATGGTCGTGCGCGGCGCAGACGGCCCGCGCCTGCGATCGTCGGTGGCGCGGCCCGCGGGGCCCGGTTCCTGACCCCGGCCCCGCCTGCGGCTGAGTGGTGCAACGCCACCAGCGTTACGGGACAACGATTAGCCGCCAGCCTGAACCGCCAACCGAAGTAACGCACGCGTTCTTCGGCGAAGGCCACCGCAACATGAACCCGTGAGGAAACCGGAACACGGGAACTCCGGGAGAACAGCAGTCAGGCTGGGTCTTCAACTGGTCCCGCGCAGGGGGAAGCCGTGCCCGCTGCTGACGGCTGGCCTGAGCAGTCAAACGCGCTCGATCACGCCGACTGTTGTCGCGGCTCCGCCGCCCCGATCGGTGACTCCTCCGTAAGAACTCGGCTACTCCTCCAGTCGAGTCGGGGGGCCGGGCAACAGGAGCAACAGGGCTCGACAGGATTCTGGAACCGGAGGGTGGCCTTGAGGGCGGACTCGACGTCGTGGCCCATGGCGTCGGTGATGGACAGGTGCAGGGTGTGGTGCACGCCATCCGCTCCGGCACTTCCCGGTGCCAGCTGGCGGCTCACCAACCGGGTCGCCGTAGGATCGGTGCGCCAGCACGAGGCAGGCAAGAGAGCAGGAGCACGCTGTGCATTTCATGGTCTTGGACGGGCCGGGGCACGTTCCCGCGAGAGGTCCACGCCCCTGGGTGCTCCTGCGCAAGGAAGCATGGGACGACTTCGGATACCGCACCCTGTTCGGGCTGTCGATCGCCGACTCCGACGGCACCGTGCACCAGATCGGCCAGGTCAAAATCGGCCGGCTCGGCATGGACGGTCACGAGAACGGCGACCCGGACGTGCCACGGAACTTCAACTCGCTCGACGACACGCTCTTCTCCGTTGGACAGGACGACACGTACTACGAGCGGCTGCGCCAGCTCGGTGACGACATACGTCGGGGCGTCCTGATCGGCCTGCGTGACATGGCCTTCGACAACAGCATCTTCGAAACCGCCCGCGACCAAGAGGTGACACGGACCTCGCTGTGGCGGTTCGTGAAGCCGTTCATGATCGAAGAGCAGTTCCGGCGCATCGCACGCGACGGCGACCGCGTCACGCCCTTTCACGTCTCCTACGAGGGCCCCGCGCCGGCCGCCGCAGACACAGGCGGCCTTGAGCTGTCCTTCCGGGTGACACCACACAGCCAGCCCTCCAGCAACATCCACGTGCTTACTGGCCGGAATGGGGCCGGCAAGTCCGTCCTGCTCAACCGCCTGGCCCGAGCGGTCGCCGACCCAGA
The Streptacidiphilus albus JL83 genome window above contains:
- a CDS encoding TetR/AcrR family transcriptional regulator, which produces MGEVTSTGPAGGSIWLRPQRAGRGPAPEYSRSRIAAAAVALADAEGLAAVTMRAVAVTLGTGPASLYRYVQTRDELIELMADEVNGEISYVGLGGGGGGGEGDGDAGGDWLGDLLVLARESHGVYLRHPWLLEAVASHQPIGPRAVDYLERALAALAGLDLDNRVKFEAIGVLGGLVQQLARMEVAQRSVGRSVPQWQQTQAEYLAQVALGGGHPQLAAAMAAQAQAQAQAQAQAQSQARAQAQAQAQSQARAQAQAQAQSQAQARAQARTQTQAVGTGSDVAAAESQFDRIIRRVLVGLLQP
- a CDS encoding MFS transporter, which encodes MNSPNAPAAATASTAAGQAVDPAPPPSARRWWALGALGLSVLVLGFDGTILNVALPDMSVELHAGTSQLQWIVDAYLVVFAAAMLPAGLLGDRFGRRRLLIAGLTLFGAASLVGTLTDSANTLIAVRTVMGLGGAFIMPLGMSIIPSLFPAGERARAVAVMTAGMAVGMPLGPILGGLLLSHFWWGSIFLINVPLIVISIIACLVLVPESRNPAVPRVDLLSAVLGVGGLAALTFGIIQGPTDGWGSPLVVGVLVASVLLLAGLVLRERTQSDPMLDFRLLRDPVYRWNTLATVLVSFVLMGALFVLPQYLQSVLGNSALGTGVRLMPLMAGLLVAARLAERLVARIAVRGVVSAGLLLVSVAMFLGSRTTVGDGYGWTALWLSVLGLGMGFAMVPAMGAAMAVLPEDRAGVGSGLLQTLRQCAGAIGVALLGSMLLGIYTGRLDTTGLPSAAAHTARGSVSAAQAVSVRLHDGALAVSAHGAFVHGMNAVLLVCGIAAALSALLIALRMPGALASDTDRP
- a CDS encoding endonuclease NucS domain-containing protein is translated as MTALPEHEIRDLLAEQLDVLEPGLTLVRREFPLSDRPLHTRGKIDILARDRHGLWVIIELKRSTSTSREALHEVAKYAELLQRDKQVAPDRIRALIVSTDWRELLVPVSNMARDWSHDLRGYELQVHEDRTLSVERVSLLPTPVEQYVTPVHCIYLYATPQDRDRGWRHIQRVATEIGAPHLLAADFDRVNDMDTVVAHYGLYLGIGTVEWGSVLSDASEAEGYAAEHPAEYEALCEINARVRCVSVESAHPGVLDTLLDNPNWDITGYRGAGAFAVNNGAFEERDWLLMLAGHDRGDGHVKFIGAVNRRIASRWRSFVEQAMTSLGGNPVWEVLVRAWLERVAQQPGDIDVFLWIYNPCDLIQTVVYGWPDELARWEPRITAVASFSDGSSSVVEGRLCTNSMGGAPGFHHFAHEVYSDPVSWMVTRYGGATWVSDLDLVRRLGLTYTFLEITSDHSGGPAPGDERGLWLVEDGRASRYSSNDPEFLMALQLNTYRGDFVPLHDFLKMYCHEVNALRIEYLTCLDIRR
- a CDS encoding acyl-CoA-like ligand-binding transcription factor, giving the protein MTSAPLHDSAGIEELLGASLGLRERKKLKTRRAIRAAAFRRFAEQGYEATTIDQIAGDADISPSTFFRYFPTKEDLVIRDDYDPLLESALRARPANESLVESIRHAMMEPLREIIAVDHDDMLTRMRILIDNPVVNARNQAEMHRTRDMLLNVFCERNGRSPEDLELRVQIAAFLAATFETILYWAQRDGQDDIVTLLEQALDAVAKGFNH
- a CDS encoding alpha/beta fold hydrolase; translated protein: MRDVRSVPQPRQRCWAPTRHARHDDVEIAYDRLEGSRGEPLLLVMGLATSRFWWPDGLCAAFAEAGFEVARYDQRDAGQSTRMPDTSTGNPFKALFGKRGEAYTSEDMTDDAIAVLDALGWQRAHVFGHSLGGLIAQRLALRHPDRILSITSSGALPSDVAGLRVLRHLRFGLLAKLARTKFPQGREGDIAAGMAVRRGIASPGYPFDEAAALAWIEAEADTGPRDAKAQSRQVGAQWHGPALAELRRPTLVLHGEQDPILRVSAGRATARSVPGARLVTFPGVGHDLPEPLWPRIAREVRDNATAGELS